AGAAAGATCCAGCCCGTTTTGCCGACTTATACGAGAATAATTTTGAGCGTGTGTATGCATTTGTAGTCAGTCGTGTCCGCCATCGTGAAGAAGCTGAGGACTTGACGGCGGATGTATTCCATCAGGCGCTGGCAAGCATCGGACGATTCGAATGGCGCGGCGTTCCTTTCGCAGCGTGGCTACTTCGAATCGCGGCCAACGCTGTTGCGGATCACTGGCAGCGCACTCCGCGGGAACATGGTAATCCTGTACAAAATGAACCGTACGTTAGTTGGGAAGAGGTCGAATATCGCGCAAGGTTGTTTCGGCTCGTGGATACGTTGCTCGAAGATCAGCGTGCTGTGGTGATCAAGCGGTTTGTCGAACAGAAGAGCATCAGTGAGGTTGCGCGGGAGATCCAAAAGACTGAAGGAGCTGTGAAGCAGCTTCAACTTCGCGCGCTTCGTAATTTGCGGGCGCGCATCGGAGAAACTCATGGGTAAGCGGTCCTTGGTCGATCAACTCAATCAGGCAGTGGAAGCGATGCTCGCGCGCCGCGAAGCCGTGGTTCCGC
The bacterium DNA segment above includes these coding regions:
- a CDS encoding sigma-70 family RNA polymerase sigma factor; translated protein: MNEDISLESVLKANQRETDERSLIEAAQKDPARFADLYENNFERVYAFVVSRVRHREEAEDLTADVFHQALASIGRFEWRGVPFAAWLLRIAANAVADHWQRTPREHGNPVQNEPYVSWEEVEYRARLFRLVDTLLEDQRAVVIKRFVEQKSISEVAREIQKTEGAVKQLQLRALRNLRARIGETHG